A genome region from Haloarcula sp. H-GB4 includes the following:
- a CDS encoding GIY-YIG nuclease family protein: protein MVAHVARWEQWLADTLIIDIAESETPDPVPLLAETDDGLTTSDELGSYKWGKNDGEYLYLLYLLDGDGTDPGDVIPVYIGESTDISSRLGQHSRKIRESLPLEAWADDGSWGSFSKYDHMATVYEQASGSLYAWIYELDENTRGPYGHPTYRQELEAKLVGLVESMEQYDRVFANREFVPNRTLYEIGKAGPDWITEEDPTLERVRSPDQREQEPSASKLELWNNWLENYLLSDLRDPEMNDPIHLFDADESGRVRLTDTGRLARSDTIDDRIRREGRKCVDETGIRDDGYDGLLYIMYQLTAPVDEATPADISPQYIGKAEAYGKKRELSSNFTEIAQDRPATRSFARWGDGDYWHIGELSMSLLGDDERKQHWADALFESESRQLSQPTYLWVHAWHSGADTSPYGHPLTLAAVEPLLIGLAHAASPQALLNQDGVPSEAGQ from the coding sequence ATGGTCGCACACGTCGCCAGATGGGAGCAGTGGCTTGCTGACACGCTCATCATAGACATTGCTGAGTCAGAGACGCCAGACCCAGTTCCGCTTCTTGCAGAAACGGACGACGGTCTTACTACGAGCGATGAGCTCGGGAGCTACAAATGGGGCAAGAATGATGGCGAATATCTGTATCTGCTCTATTTGCTCGATGGTGACGGAACGGATCCCGGCGATGTCATTCCCGTATACATCGGTGAGTCGACCGATATCAGTTCGCGACTCGGGCAGCACTCCCGGAAGATTCGGGAGTCACTACCACTGGAAGCGTGGGCTGACGACGGCTCTTGGGGAAGCTTCTCGAAGTACGACCATATGGCAACTGTCTACGAACAGGCATCAGGCTCGCTCTATGCGTGGATATACGAACTCGATGAGAACACACGCGGCCCGTACGGACATCCGACCTATCGACAGGAACTGGAAGCAAAGCTCGTTGGTCTTGTCGAATCGATGGAGCAGTATGATCGTGTCTTCGCGAACCGGGAGTTCGTTCCCAATCGGACCCTCTACGAAATCGGGAAGGCCGGTCCCGACTGGATTACAGAGGAGGATCCCACCTTAGAGCGGGTAAGGTCACCCGATCAGAGAGAACAGGAGCCATCAGCCTCAAAACTGGAACTGTGGAACAACTGGTTAGAGAACTACCTGCTTTCTGATCTCCGTGACCCTGAGATGAACGACCCAATTCACCTGTTCGATGCGGATGAGTCCGGTCGGGTTCGATTGACCGATACTGGACGCCTCGCACGATCAGATACAATTGATGATCGGATTCGTCGTGAAGGCCGCAAGTGCGTTGATGAGACTGGTATTCGAGACGACGGGTATGATGGGCTGTTGTACATCATGTACCAGCTCACGGCCCCAGTAGACGAAGCGACGCCGGCTGATATCAGTCCTCAATACATCGGGAAGGCAGAAGCCTACGGCAAGAAGCGAGAGCTGAGTTCGAATTTTACTGAAATCGCACAGGATCGACCTGCGACACGGAGCTTCGCCCGCTGGGGTGATGGTGATTACTGGCACATTGGTGAACTCTCGATGTCGCTGCTGGGCGATGATGAGCGAAAACAGCACTGGGCAGATGCGCTGTTCGAATCCGAATCTCGCCAACTGTCCCAGCCGACGTATCTATGGGTCCATGCTTGGCATTCCGGAGCTGATACCAGTCCGTATGGCCATCCACTCACGCTCGCAGCAGTTGAACCACTACTAATCGGTCTTGCCCATGCAGCGTCCCCACAGGCGCTTCTGAATCAGGACGGCGTCCCATCAGAAGCGGGTCAATGA
- a CDS encoding DUF6293 family protein yields the protein MPFGFEKDRIVETALDSNADKVVLLDWLDGIERPPYHADVRTALAESPIETTEIECNIFDLYETISVIADLIVSEHAAGNRVYVNLATGSKITAIGGMIACMVTGKAAPYYVRAEEYAAGDEPVGHGVETKMDLPQYPIAKPDPQRITVLGYLVAEQDNLREGLSYSVRKKDLIEFGEQEELPFAVHYDGDSYNGYYRRLENHILDPLLEKEYIEIEERGRQKIVKPTELGRKSYVAFQYVDGGD from the coding sequence ATGCCGTTTGGGTTTGAGAAGGACCGAATCGTCGAGACAGCGCTCGATTCGAACGCCGATAAGGTCGTCTTGTTAGACTGGCTCGATGGAATTGAACGCCCACCATATCATGCGGATGTCCGCACGGCTCTCGCCGAGAGTCCTATCGAAACAACGGAAATCGAGTGCAATATTTTCGACCTGTACGAGACAATCTCCGTCATCGCCGATCTGATCGTCAGTGAACACGCAGCCGGCAACAGGGTCTACGTCAACCTAGCTACGGGAAGCAAGATCACCGCAATCGGTGGAATGATCGCCTGTATGGTGACCGGCAAGGCTGCACCGTACTACGTTCGCGCCGAGGAGTATGCGGCCGGTGACGAACCCGTCGGCCATGGCGTCGAGACGAAAATGGATCTCCCACAGTACCCCATCGCAAAGCCAGACCCACAGCGGATTACAGTCCTTGGATATCTGGTTGCGGAACAGGACAATCTACGCGAAGGGCTCAGTTACTCCGTTCGCAAGAAGGATCTCATCGAGTTTGGTGAACAGGAGGAACTGCCGTTTGCAGTCCATTACGATGGCGATTCCTACAATGGCTACTATCGTCGGCTGGAAAATCACATTCTCGACCCGCTATTGGAGAAGGAGTATATTGAGATTGAGGAGCGAGGCCGCCAGAAGATTGTCAAGCCAACCGAACTCGGTCGGAAATCGTACGTGGCGTTTCAGTATGTAGATGGTGGGGACTGA
- a CDS encoding restriction endonuclease, which translates to MIMGVSEPVIQENLLAMDPKKFEYFVADLWEKDGWETTVTQQSNDRGVDVIAERDDPVSQKMVIQAKRYSSHNRVGTADVQQYYALKKQENADIVAIVTTGSFTDPARDRGEELDVELVDGEDLVEMVQNNQAADSVQTHATQSQGEVLSPAEFCDDVITRVRLTRGASYLAGIGLGTLLLYTGIFTEYAFSSTIMWVGWVLIPIAAYVYTKAVPEASLSNGELASIVIFPLAFGPYYLYQEL; encoded by the coding sequence ATGATAATGGGTGTTTCTGAACCAGTTATACAAGAGAACTTGCTGGCGATGGATCCAAAAAAGTTTGAATATTTTGTAGCAGATCTCTGGGAAAAGGATGGGTGGGAAACAACTGTTACCCAGCAAAGCAATGATCGTGGGGTCGATGTCATCGCTGAAAGAGATGATCCCGTCTCACAGAAGATGGTCATACAGGCGAAGAGATACAGTTCTCATAACCGGGTTGGAACGGCTGATGTGCAACAATATTATGCGCTGAAAAAGCAGGAAAATGCCGATATCGTCGCGATTGTAACGACCGGATCGTTCACAGACCCGGCAAGAGATCGAGGTGAAGAGCTTGACGTGGAATTGGTTGATGGAGAGGATCTTGTCGAAATGGTTCAAAACAACCAAGCGGCTGATTCCGTACAAACGCATGCAACACAAAGCCAAGGAGAAGTTCTCTCCCCAGCCGAATTCTGCGACGATGTCATTACTCGGGTACGGTTGACGAGGGGAGCTTCGTACTTGGCAGGCATAGGGCTCGGTACGCTTCTACTCTACACTGGGATATTTACCGAGTATGCGTTTTCAAGCACGATTATGTGGGTTGGTTGGGTGCTCATTCCCATCGCAGCGTATGTGTATACAAAGGCAGTACCCGAGGCATCTCTCTCCAATGGTGAGCTTGCTTCAATAGTTATCTTTCCACTGGCTTTTGGCCCATACTACCTCTATCAAGAGCTCTAA
- a CDS encoding helicase-related protein, with product MTEEYVIGDQVSFYGGRGTIVEVVNRSPEPSFQVLTDEGTTREISPDLPMFRKVSETEAGEMVDFLGGEATVIGREERSTDVDLLYLRTANGEFKKVPADSKGLHPGRSISDRLAGGEFNDPARFSLRERAARLSLAYGSDRFLSLSGSRIRIEPYQVDAAHEVLTAYEPRYLIADEVGLGKTIEAGIIIEELLARGRAERVLIVTPASLRDQWQAEMQDKFGREYVAYDRGIVDSLRQARPMQNVWETEDRIVTSIDFAKQDDMLAALEQLDTPWDVVVFDEAHHLTAREGSDGISRADRYRVGEAVGDNTDALLLLTGTPHKGKPDQFYHLLRLLDPYRFNGPQDVKPEKIEDLMIRRTKSDDSMIDADGEPMFPPREIQTLGVDLTPAERRLYDDLTEYISAIYTASADSDQHAAGFTMVIYQKRLVSSIQSIRESLRNRLDDLDSKSTADEIVTEELNCVDDTAETEAEVLEQLIAATEAIGLDSKGKRLREFMDGVFTENPDEKILVFTEYTDTLDYLRDTVLEDLDVAEVHGGMDQDSRRTEMERFEDDCQVLLATDAAREGLNLQFAHIMVNYDLPWNPIRIDQRMGRLHRYGQDETVHIYNLFIRNTRESDILDLLVSKLQQIESDTGMHSDVLGTVLDDYDVEGAIMDAVTGARSSDDVKADLENAIDERKEAVERIENEFLIRDKFDQTALDHIQDLIDLSETRPIGEDDIERLVHQFVAEFGGEIRNATAGPAPNSHPLYSIDVPEILALDDSVKARYSKVTFARETALERPEAELVSLNHALVQQIVDYCLDGDWIDGQVAALVTGETEAAPGILATYQLGYVSGDGELPTEDYARIYITEEGEISQEPPRLAGALPPAVATAHPQSYTLAEEAESLLETTESVARERVEELASDVKQERQKDVDIKEKHARRYFEEKIREQEDRLRKYEMKQTDTDKDMTIAIRGARSKLEELETEWESEQDRLERERMVIPDEPELINTAVVTSQIPAITETILTASDQNDFSALASSLAIDTPEEAEARLTFIDGYDQIEHSTDLGSAARLFRTGVPQESTAFSTREIAGEEIAVAGECHSSELEITEALAELSGLLTAFDTALTVQPCLTNEPADAFYTDDKLFVNLAVWHQHPRRYWITVLARELTMYDSGTVPEQIYEQIRERLRNAA from the coding sequence ATGACTGAGGAATATGTTATCGGCGATCAGGTCTCATTCTATGGCGGTCGTGGGACGATCGTTGAGGTGGTTAATCGTTCGCCAGAACCCTCATTTCAGGTCCTGACCGATGAAGGGACCACCCGCGAAATATCGCCAGACCTCCCGATGTTTCGAAAGGTAAGTGAGACAGAGGCAGGCGAAATGGTAGATTTTCTCGGTGGAGAAGCGACTGTTATTGGGCGAGAGGAACGGTCTACAGATGTCGATCTGCTATACCTACGGACAGCTAATGGCGAATTTAAGAAAGTACCAGCGGATTCAAAAGGATTGCATCCTGGTCGATCAATCTCTGATAGACTGGCTGGTGGCGAATTCAATGATCCAGCCCGTTTCAGTCTCCGTGAACGTGCCGCTCGGTTAAGTCTCGCCTATGGATCGGATCGATTCCTGTCACTCTCTGGGAGCCGGATTAGAATTGAACCGTATCAGGTGGACGCAGCACACGAAGTCCTGACTGCTTATGAACCCCGGTATCTGATCGCTGATGAAGTCGGACTCGGCAAGACAATTGAGGCAGGCATCATCATTGAAGAGTTGTTGGCCCGAGGGCGAGCAGAGCGCGTACTGATCGTGACCCCGGCATCGCTACGTGATCAGTGGCAAGCAGAGATGCAGGACAAGTTCGGCCGGGAATATGTGGCATATGACAGAGGTATTGTCGACTCACTCAGGCAGGCACGACCCATGCAGAACGTATGGGAGACGGAAGACCGTATTGTGACCTCAATCGATTTCGCTAAGCAGGACGACATGCTTGCGGCACTTGAGCAACTTGATACTCCTTGGGATGTAGTTGTATTCGATGAGGCACATCACCTGACCGCACGCGAGGGGAGTGACGGGATTAGCCGGGCCGATCGGTATCGTGTTGGTGAGGCAGTTGGTGATAATACCGATGCGCTCTTGCTCCTGACCGGGACGCCGCACAAGGGAAAACCCGATCAGTTCTATCACCTGCTTCGATTACTTGACCCATACCGATTTAACGGTCCACAGGATGTCAAACCAGAGAAAATTGAGGACCTGATGATACGCCGGACAAAGAGCGACGATAGCATGATTGATGCTGACGGGGAACCGATGTTTCCTCCACGCGAAATTCAGACATTGGGTGTAGACCTCACCCCGGCAGAGCGAAGATTGTACGACGACCTCACAGAATACATTTCCGCAATATACACTGCGAGCGCCGATTCCGACCAACACGCAGCCGGGTTTACGATGGTGATCTATCAGAAGCGACTCGTCTCGAGTATTCAGTCGATACGGGAATCGCTTCGCAACCGTCTCGACGATCTTGATTCAAAGAGCACTGCCGACGAGATTGTAACAGAAGAACTGAATTGTGTTGACGACACTGCAGAAACAGAGGCGGAGGTTCTCGAGCAACTGATTGCAGCAACTGAAGCCATCGGCTTGGACTCGAAAGGGAAACGTCTCCGAGAATTTATGGATGGTGTTTTTACAGAAAACCCAGATGAGAAGATCCTCGTTTTCACCGAGTACACTGATACACTCGACTATCTGCGTGATACCGTACTTGAGGATCTTGATGTTGCAGAAGTTCATGGAGGAATGGATCAGGACTCTCGTCGGACCGAAATGGAACGGTTCGAGGACGACTGTCAGGTTCTGTTGGCAACCGACGCTGCGCGAGAAGGACTGAATCTCCAGTTCGCACACATCATGGTCAACTACGACCTGCCCTGGAACCCAATCAGAATCGACCAGCGAATGGGTCGGCTTCACCGCTATGGACAAGACGAGACTGTACACATCTACAATCTGTTCATCCGCAATACGCGAGAGAGTGATATACTTGATCTGCTCGTTTCGAAACTCCAGCAAATCGAGTCTGACACCGGGATGCACTCTGATGTTCTCGGGACTGTCCTTGATGACTACGACGTAGAGGGAGCGATTATGGATGCTGTAACGGGGGCACGTAGCTCAGATGATGTGAAAGCTGATCTGGAAAACGCGATTGATGAACGTAAGGAAGCAGTCGAACGGATCGAAAACGAATTTCTCATTCGGGACAAGTTCGATCAGACTGCACTGGACCATATTCAGGATCTCATCGATCTGAGCGAGACACGGCCGATCGGAGAGGATGACATTGAACGGCTTGTTCACCAGTTTGTTGCCGAGTTTGGTGGCGAGATTCGCAATGCAACAGCTGGGCCTGCCCCAAACAGTCATCCGCTATACTCGATTGACGTTCCAGAGATTCTAGCACTGGACGATAGTGTGAAAGCACGATATTCCAAGGTGACGTTTGCTCGAGAGACCGCTCTCGAGCGTCCGGAAGCCGAGCTTGTCTCGCTGAATCATGCTCTGGTGCAGCAGATCGTCGACTACTGTCTTGATGGAGACTGGATCGATGGACAGGTTGCAGCACTTGTCACGGGTGAAACAGAGGCTGCACCGGGGATTCTTGCAACGTATCAACTTGGCTACGTGAGCGGTGACGGCGAGCTACCAACTGAAGATTACGCGCGGATATATATTACTGAGGAGGGAGAAATAAGCCAAGAACCTCCTCGACTGGCAGGAGCGTTACCGCCTGCAGTTGCGACTGCACATCCTCAGTCATACACGCTGGCAGAAGAGGCCGAATCACTGCTCGAAACGACTGAGTCAGTGGCTCGTGAGCGAGTAGAAGAGCTTGCTTCTGATGTTAAACAGGAAAGGCAAAAAGACGTAGATATCAAGGAAAAGCACGCTCGTCGCTATTTTGAGGAAAAAATTCGGGAGCAGGAGGACCGTCTCAGAAAATACGAAATGAAGCAGACGGACACGGACAAAGACATGACTATTGCGATCCGGGGGGCTAGGAGCAAACTAGAGGAACTCGAGACAGAATGGGAGTCTGAACAGGATCGACTCGAACGAGAACGGATGGTGATTCCTGATGAACCTGAGCTAATCAACACCGCCGTCGTAACTAGTCAGATTCCGGCTATTACTGAGACAATTCTGACAGCGTCAGACCAGAATGACTTTTCTGCACTTGCCAGTTCACTGGCTATCGATACGCCCGAAGAAGCCGAGGCTCGATTGACATTTATCGATGGGTACGACCAGATAGAGCACAGCACAGACTTGGGGTCCGCAGCGCGTCTCTTCCGTACTGGCGTACCACAGGAGTCTACAGCATTCAGCACTCGGGAAATTGCAGGCGAAGAGATTGCAGTAGCAGGCGAGTGTCACAGTTCCGAGCTAGAGATCACCGAGGCACTGGCGGAGTTGAGTGGGTTGCTGACAGCGTTCGACACAGCGTTGACTGTGCAACCCTGCCTTACGAATGAACCCGCTGATGCGTTCTATACAGACGACAAACTGTTCGTCAACTTGGCAGTGTGGCACCAGCATCCGCGACGGTATTGGATTACTGTACTTGCTCGTGAACTTACGATGTACGACTCTGGTACTGTTCCAGAACAGATCTACGAGCAGATACGGGAGCGGCTGCGGAATGCGGCTTAA
- a CDS encoding DNA cytosine methyltransferase: protein MSIGDMPSESLTAIDLFCGAGGISTGLQWAGYDISWANDVDDAATETYRKNHPSVDCTTADITTSELPALDQSIDLVAGGPPCPPFSIVGRTKLDSLDGRDATTDSRTQLWKRLRDAVAKYDPDAFVMENVQGMASAENDAGESVLQHICGEFRNLGYSVDHWVVDAADFGVPQRRKRLLIIGTKKDTRPPRLEEWRTHREPKSDRERTARFVSQPEREQTQETLDEYLEANTDAASPAKPQSRVPWVTVAEAISDLPPLSPGGDRASDLHPPAAADRYELPPVTQYQKWAREDAPTVSTENGKHEKLHNHEARYHNLADLSLYSLLGAGTGWRIGDLPDKLQPYREDVFSDNYTKQQGDRPSSTVTAHIHKDGHMHIHPRQARSFTVREAARIQSFPDRFVFPGSRTAAYRQVGNAVPPLLAESAGRAIRTVIEQG from the coding sequence GTGTCAATAGGAGATATGCCATCTGAGTCTCTAACTGCAATCGATCTCTTCTGTGGTGCTGGAGGGATTTCAACCGGACTTCAGTGGGCAGGATACGACATTAGCTGGGCCAATGATGTCGATGACGCTGCCACCGAGACCTACCGTAAAAACCACCCTTCGGTGGACTGCACGACAGCGGATATCACCACGTCTGAATTACCCGCGTTAGACCAATCAATTGATCTTGTCGCTGGTGGACCTCCCTGCCCACCGTTTTCAATTGTCGGTCGAACAAAGCTGGATTCCCTCGATGGCCGCGATGCAACGACAGACAGTCGAACACAGCTCTGGAAGCGACTCCGCGACGCTGTTGCAAAATACGACCCAGACGCATTCGTTATGGAGAACGTGCAGGGTATGGCATCAGCGGAAAACGACGCTGGAGAATCTGTCCTCCAGCATATCTGTGGGGAATTTCGCAATCTCGGATACAGTGTCGACCACTGGGTCGTGGATGCCGCTGATTTCGGCGTCCCACAGCGACGGAAGCGACTCCTAATTATCGGGACAAAAAAAGATACACGCCCCCCGAGACTTGAAGAGTGGCGCACACATCGGGAGCCCAAATCCGACAGAGAGCGCACCGCCCGGTTTGTATCACAGCCAGAACGCGAGCAGACACAGGAAACACTCGATGAATATCTTGAGGCCAATACAGATGCAGCCAGTCCGGCAAAGCCACAATCGCGCGTTCCTTGGGTAACTGTTGCAGAGGCGATCTCCGATCTTCCACCCCTCTCACCAGGAGGTGACAGAGCATCAGACCTACATCCACCAGCCGCAGCCGACAGATATGAACTGCCACCAGTGACCCAGTATCAGAAATGGGCCCGAGAAGATGCACCGACGGTTTCTACGGAGAATGGCAAGCATGAGAAACTGCATAACCACGAGGCACGCTATCATAACCTCGCAGATCTGTCGCTCTACTCATTGCTCGGTGCAGGGACTGGCTGGCGAATTGGAGACCTTCCCGATAAGCTCCAGCCCTACCGTGAGGATGTGTTTTCCGATAATTACACGAAACAGCAGGGTGATCGACCGTCTTCAACGGTGACGGCACATATTCATAAGGACGGACATATGCATATTCATCCACGTCAGGCCCGCTCATTTACCGTCCGTGAAGCGGCTCGAATTCAGTCGTTCCCTGACCGATTCGTGTTCCCCGGGTCCCGTACAGCTGCATACAGACAGGTTGGAAACGCTGTGCCACCGTTACTGGCCGAGAGCGCTGGCAGAGCGATCCGGACTGTTATCGAGCAAGGTTAA
- a CDS encoding DNA cytosine methyltransferase — protein sequence MAAETETIERVSRTAPGRRVLDATAISELKEALSIIKDHRYTEGYTLTSLPTVAYDLLQEMMVLLPGIDDTSAWWLLLTALDKPVWPADKQVDALLVELGLLGPENTPENGRHRILESELSDRHIPALHRALAGHVSYCDEDHTTSNCELQQFTLSHRIDRQVSAEGTERPTVVDLFCGAGGLSHGFTRGVTGPQFDVALAVDEDEAATDTYRLNHPEIPHQKIQCDDIGNLAENADELEELAPDVDLVVGGPPCQALSVAGYRSRRADDDSYSVIDDPRTELYQHYVSLLETLEPQYIIMENVEGIRSPVGDSDRRVIDDVEAALSELGYTTDHRLIDCSRFGIPQERDRVILFGVRGKTVPEPDELVGEFFGALIPDTDTETTIHQALSNLPRLRRGEGGDVVAGRHRGRASEYVRDNELHNGTQLTYNHQAREHPMEKDRKLFSDVMEPGDTGWDVKYGTEYGHLIEYDVGTEENPKFKDKYRMLHWDEPSPTIVAHLEKDANSFILPDYYEYARPDVTKQDSTRSRGITPREAARLQSFPDSYVFLGPFTSQFRQIGNAVPPVLGDRIASVLGKFISNGSPAAASASDSLAAKSDD from the coding sequence GTGGCTGCAGAAACCGAAACCATCGAGCGGGTTTCGCGTACTGCCCCGGGACGACGTGTCCTAGATGCCACGGCAATTTCAGAACTCAAGGAAGCACTTTCGATAATCAAGGACCACCGATACACAGAGGGCTATACGCTTACCAGCCTTCCGACAGTCGCCTATGATCTCCTGCAGGAAATGATGGTATTACTCCCAGGCATTGACGATACCAGTGCTTGGTGGTTATTGCTCACTGCTCTCGATAAGCCAGTTTGGCCTGCAGATAAACAGGTAGACGCACTGCTTGTAGAACTCGGCCTGCTTGGTCCGGAGAATACACCGGAGAACGGTCGACACAGAATACTGGAGTCCGAACTGAGTGACCGTCACATCCCGGCACTGCACAGAGCACTCGCAGGGCATGTGAGCTACTGTGATGAGGACCACACAACCTCGAACTGCGAACTGCAGCAGTTCACGCTGTCACATCGAATTGACAGGCAGGTATCGGCCGAGGGGACAGAGAGGCCAACAGTCGTGGATCTATTCTGTGGCGCTGGTGGCCTTTCGCATGGATTTACACGGGGGGTTACCGGTCCGCAATTCGACGTGGCACTGGCGGTCGATGAAGATGAAGCAGCAACGGACACATATCGGCTCAATCATCCCGAGATCCCACATCAGAAGATCCAGTGTGACGATATCGGGAATCTTGCAGAGAATGCAGATGAGCTTGAAGAGCTCGCTCCAGATGTCGATCTTGTCGTTGGTGGCCCCCCCTGTCAAGCACTCTCGGTAGCGGGTTACCGGTCTCGGCGAGCTGACGATGACTCCTATAGCGTGATCGATGATCCACGGACGGAGCTGTATCAGCACTACGTTTCGCTACTTGAGACACTCGAGCCACAGTACATCATCATGGAGAACGTCGAGGGAATCCGGAGCCCGGTTGGTGACAGTGACAGGCGCGTTATAGATGATGTTGAGGCTGCGCTGTCAGAACTGGGATATACTACTGATCACCGGCTCATTGACTGTTCGAGGTTCGGGATTCCACAGGAACGTGACCGCGTCATACTGTTCGGTGTGCGTGGCAAAACTGTCCCGGAGCCGGACGAACTGGTTGGAGAATTCTTTGGAGCACTTATTCCAGACACTGACACAGAGACAACGATACATCAGGCCCTCTCGAATCTGCCACGGCTTCGACGTGGTGAGGGTGGAGACGTGGTTGCAGGGCGACACCGGGGTCGAGCCAGTGAGTACGTTCGCGACAACGAACTCCACAATGGTACGCAACTAACGTACAATCATCAGGCTCGTGAACATCCAATGGAAAAAGATCGGAAACTGTTCAGCGATGTGATGGAACCTGGTGACACTGGCTGGGATGTAAAATACGGGACCGAGTACGGACATCTTATCGAATATGATGTTGGGACAGAGGAGAACCCCAAGTTCAAGGACAAGTACCGGATGTTACACTGGGACGAACCCTCGCCGACTATCGTTGCGCATCTCGAAAAAGACGCAAATAGCTTCATTCTTCCCGACTACTACGAATATGCTCGCCCTGACGTAACAAAACAGGATAGTACTCGGAGTCGAGGTATCACGCCTCGGGAGGCGGCACGACTCCAGTCGTTCCCTGATTCGTATGTATTCCTAGGCCCGTTCACTAGCCAGTTCCGGCAGATCGGCAATGCCGTTCCCCCAGTCTTGGGAGATCGGATTGCTTCGGTACTCGGCAAGTTCATCAGCAATGGAAGTCCTGCGGCAGCCAGTGCGTCAGACTCCCTTGCAGCAAAATCGGACGACTAG